A genomic segment from Anas platyrhynchos isolate ZD024472 breed Pekin duck chromosome 5, IASCAAS_PekinDuck_T2T, whole genome shotgun sequence encodes:
- the CALM1 gene encoding calmodulin, producing the protein MADQLTEEQIAEFKEAFSLFDKDGDGTITTKELGTVMRSLGQNPTEAELQDMINEVDADGNGTIDFPEFLTMMARKMKDTDSEEEIREAFRVFDKDGNGYISAAELRHVMTNLGEKLTDEEVDEMIREADIDGDGQVNYEEFVQMMTAK; encoded by the exons ATG GCTGATCAGCTGACTGAAGAACAGATTGCTG AGTTCAAGGAAGCCTTTTCCCTATTTGACAAGGATGGTGATGGTACTATCACAACAAAAGAACTGGGAACTGTCATGAGGTCGTTGGGTCAAAAtccaacagaagcagaattgCAGGATATGATCAACGAGGTAGATGCTGATG GCAATGGCACTATCGACTTTCCTGAATTCTTAACCATGATGGCCAGAAAAATGAAGGACACAGACAGCGAGGAAGAAATCCGTGAGGCATTCCGAGTCTTTGACAAG GATGGCAATGGTTATATCAGTGCGGCAGAGCTACGTCATGTTATGACAAACTTAGGAGAAAAGCTAACAGATGAAGAAGTAGACGAAATGATCAGAGAAGCAGACATTGATGGGGATGGGCAAGTCAACTATGAAG aatTCGTACAGATGATGACTGCAAAGTGA